Genomic window (Clostridia bacterium):
AATCAATCCGCCCACAACGATAAACGCAACGATCTTGCGAAAATATTTCATAAATTCAAAATCGCATTTTAAACCGAAAAACATACCTTTGATGCGAATTTTAAAGCGTTTGTGGTAATCCATCGCAAAAAAGAGCACGATGATAATCATGATGGGAATGAGGATGGGCAGACAGTCCTTAAGACCGTTTGTCAGCATACTGGTGTCGGTACCCTCCATAGGTCCGTTTAACGTATACAGAATTTCACGAATCCCAAATACATATTTTTTACCCGCCCAAATGCAGGCAACTACCACCGAAATGCTTAAAATCAGCAATAACGCATTCAGTATATACAATATTAAAGATTTCTTTTTCATTTTTCAATCTCACATTCTACTGCAAAGCATTTCTGAAACAATTCAACCACATAGGGTAAAATGACAGCAACAATAATTGCTCCGATTGTATAATAGCCGGAATTCACCTGAAGGTCGTAGGTGAAACAAAAGTCCACCATATATTCGATACCTTTCATAATAGGCACCATTACAGCCGTCATCATCATATAAATTGCAATAACACGCGCCTGAAAGCCGTTCTGGAGCAGCTGATGCCGACGTGCATAAATAGATGTCGCAAACATCGGTACAAAAAACAGGTTAATAATTGTTACAATTGCTGTCTCCATGCAATCACCTCCTTGAAAATTATCGCATAAAGAGTATAGCACAATTCCAAACAAAAGTCAATGTTTTTTCCTTCCATCCGCTACTGTGCAAACTCATCCATATAAAACTCTGAGTATTTGTAAAGTTCCTGCGTAAACACATCTATACCCATTTCTTCCGCCAGAGTCTGTGCATCCGAAAACAGATTTGTACCCAAACCCAGACGGTCACCTTCAAAGGTAAAGCCCATTGCTGAAAGCACGGTCGGGAACATATCCAGCGAACAGAAATCCCTGTTTTTTGTATGCAATTTCTCGGGTGCGTCCGCATTGATAAAGCAGTTATACACCGTATGGTCAAAATCGTGCATACTGCCGATGACAGTTGTGTCACGGCACATGTGGTCACCGCTGATGACAATCACCGTATCCTCAAAAAAGGGCTGTTGCCTGCACCATTTTACAAATTCATACACCTGCTTGTCTGCGCAGGCGAACACATTTTCGGAAGGGTTCGGATAAGTATCCCCGCACAAATCACAGACATACCCGCCCACCATATGGGTATCCACCGTCAGCATGGTTAAGTTAAAGGGCTGACCTGCCTTAGACAGACGGTTTAACTCATCCTTTGCAATTTTGTATAGGATTTCATCTTCAAAGCCCCACCATTTAAAATAATCTTTTGGAATATAGCCTTTTTCCCGGGCGGTGAATAAATCAAATATTTCAAAATTGCCGTGCTGGGTATAGAGGCTTTTTCTGCCTCCGAAATCCGAATCGGAACCGCATAAAAATACCTGATTATAGCCTTTTTCCTCCAGAATGTCCCCCATGGTTGTAAGACCCGGCGCGAAATATGTATAGTTGTTCATGGAACTGCCCTCTACAGGAAACGAAAAGGGCACGCCCGAACCGGAGCCAAGCAAGGCACCGGTTGTCCAGTAGGTTCCGCCCAAAGAACGGAATCCGCCCACCTGCTCATTATGGGAAAAGGAGATATTTTCCTTCGCCATCTGTGTCAGGTGCGGAATCAGATTCTCCTTGCAAACGCCGCCCTCCTGCTTAGACTGAAAGTTGGTTTCCATGCTTTCCATATAGATATAAATCAGGTTTTTCGGCTTTTCTGCAGAAATGGTTACCTCTGCAGGGTCTACATAATATTCTTCATAAATGGTTGTGCGCTGTAATTTTAACTGCAGATAGTCGCTGATGCCTAAGGCGGTATCTAACTTCCATACCGAGCCAATCACCAGTACGACACCTAAAAGCAACGCCCCGATACGCATCCATTTAGAAAGACGGATTTTGCACGGAATACCAATGATTTTACCGCTGAGCAGGATTTGAATTCTTGTTTTGTAATCCACGCACAAAATAAGGATTATTCCTGCAACGCAAACCGCGACCAACGGCAGACAAGCCTTAAGTCCTATCGAGACAACGTCGGTGTTGGCACCGTTCATGGGATTGTTTAAGGTAAACAGAATTTCCTGAATCCCCACGGTAAAATTACTTGCAATCCATGTGGCAGCTACACTGATAACCGTTCCGACGCAAAACAGAATTGCCGTTAAAATATAAAGCACAAGAAATTTTTTATTCTTTTTCATGTTTTTGAATTGTACATTTTACATTAAAAATTTTGCCGAAAATTTCTGCCACATAAGGCAAAAGTGTCGCAATAACCACCGCACCGAGCGTATAATAGCCCGAATACAGCTCTACCGGCTGACCGATGGCTTTTTCTAAGCAAGTCGCCGCAATTTTTGCCAAAGGCACCAGCCAGGCAACATAACAGCCGTAGCGTACCCAGAATTCCATGGTACATTTTATCTGCTTTCCGCTTCGGTTTGCCGAAACGACCATTGAGATAAACGGCACCAGAAATAAATTAATGATTATTACACCAATAATATCCATAAGCTTTCCTTTCTTAACCGATACCGCCCAGCAGAATGCCTGCCACCAGTACCAGAATACAAATCAGACAAAAAACGTATTTGGAAAGGGGATAAAACCACTTGCCGATGGGCTTTTTCGCGCCCTTTTCCACTTCTTCTCTGACAAACTTTTTGCCAAATACCCAAAACAGCATGATTGCCGCAAGCAATGCACCGAGCGGGCAGATATAAATGGACAAAAAGTCCATCCAGTCGGACACAATCCCCTGAATCAGCAGGGATGCACCAAGACCGATAACCCCCACAATCAGGCAGGCATTTCTTCGGCTTAAATTGAACTTTTCCTGAAGCGTTGCAATGGGTGCCTCGTACAGATTAATCAGCGAGGTAAGCCCTGCAAACAGCACCGCTACAAAGAACACCGCACAAATCAGCGCACCCAAAGGAATAGACCCGAACAACTGAGGCAAATGAATGAACATCAGCCCGGGGCCGCCCTGCTTTAGTGCATCACCGCCGTGCGATGCGGTAAGTGCCATGGCAGGAATAATAACCAAAGCCGCCAACAACGCCGCTAAAGTGTCAAACAATGCCACTCTGCGTGCTGCCGCAGGAATATCCTCCTTGTCCGAAAGATACGACCCGTAAATCACCGTACCGTTCCCTGCAATGGACAGCGAGAAAAACGCCTGTCCCAAAGCATACAGCCAGGTTTTATAATCCAGAAGTGCTTCCGGCTCAATACGGAACAAGTATTTATAGCCCTCTGCCGAGCCGGGCTGAAAGGCAATATAAATTCCAAGTCCGATAAACAGAACATAGAACAGAGGCATCATAAATTTGTTTGCGTTTTCAATTCCACGGCTGATGCCGAAAAATAAAATCAGAAAAGTTCCGATAACTGCGGCAGACTGCCAGATATTATTGCCAAACGCCGATGCCATACCGCCAAAAGCCGCACCGAAATCACCGCCGTCCGGCGAAAGTGTCGCCCCAACAAGACTTTCACAAGCATATTTTAAAATCCAGCCCATAACAACCGAATACCCGATTGCCATCGCCAGAGAACCCAGCACCGGAATCAGACCGATTGCTTCGCCTAAACGACGGCATTTTTTGGTTTCACCCGCCTTGCCGAACGCGCCCACGGGACCCGAACGGGTTGCACGGCCAAAAGTCATTTCGCCAATCATACCGCTGGAGGCTAAAAGCACCACAAACAGCAAATACGGCAAAATAAACGAACCGCCGCCGTATTTGGAAACGCGGGCAGGAAACATCCAGATATTGCCCATGCCAACCGCTGAGCCGATACATGCTAAGATAAAACCCCAACGGGAACGAAAGGATTCTCTTTCCGTCTGCTTATTCATTTACAAAACACCTCTTTTTGTAGATAATAAATGCTTTCGAGCGCAAAAACGCCATGCATTTTTACGCTCGTTTTAATTCAAGTTATTCTGCTTCAGCCTCTGCTTCCGCATCGGGTTCAACAACAGGCTCTGTCGGTACATCCGACTGTGCTGCCATCATTTCTGCAAGCTTTGCATCCACTTCGGTGCGTACAACAGACAATGCATCTTCCTTGGTTTCAAGTGTATACTTTCCTTCCAGGGTTTTCATAAATGCATCGTTGGCTGCGGTATAAGCTTCCTGCTGTTCCATGGTCATTGCAGACATAACCTTGCTCTTATTGTCTTCAAAGAACTTTTCGGTTTCGTTGATATCGAGTCTCTGGATTACATGGTAACCGTAATTGGTTTTGATGGGTTCCGAAACAGCACCGATTTCAAGGTCAACTGTGCCCTTTGTAAATTCATCCACCATCACAAGACCCGAGCCTGAAAGACTTTGCTTAACCATATCATCCATACCGTCGGTATTGATGAACACATAGCCATCCGGAGAGGTTGCAGAACCGGGATCATCCGAAAGGGACATCAAATCGTCAATGCTCTCACCGTCATCCAGACGTTTTTTTACGTCCTGTGCTTCTTTAAGTGCATCTGCTTCCTCCACCGCGTTGCCCTCAGAATCGGTAAACGCAATCAGAACGTGCTTTGCACGCAGGAAATTATCATCATAATATGCCTTTAATTCTTCTATGCCAAAGCCTTCCAACACATTCATATCAATCAGGCTGTTGTAGGCATTTTCATAGCTTAAGGACTTGAGTACAACCGAGCGGTACTGCTCTTCGGTGATGCCAACCCTTTCCAAAAATGCATCATACTCTGTCTTGTACTGTTCCTTTTCAGAATCCAGCATTGCTTCAGCTTCTGCAATTTTTTCTTCCGGAACAGCATATCCGTTTTCTGTCGCATAGTTTACTACGCGGTTGTTTTCTGCCAGCATGTTCAGCATTTCATCTGCAGTCATGCCATAGTTCATGCAGTAAAATTTCAATTCATAATCATAAATCGGGGTATCGCCTACCGTAACAACCACCTTGCCCTCTGCCGGCTGTGCAGTTGTTTCCGCATTATCCTTTGCCTTACTGCAACCGGCAAAAATCATAACCACCGCAAGCAGTAAACAAATACACGAAAAAATTCTTGTTCTTTTTAAACTAAACATGTTAAATCCTCCTAAGTTTGTTGTAGGATAAGTATATCACATTTTGTTTTTTCTGTCAATAAAAAAGGAAAGCACACCGTGTGGCATGCCTTCCTGCTTATTATTTTGTAATGGGCTGTACCAAAGGAATCATGGTTGTGCCTTCATAGGTTTTTTGACCCCATACGAATACCTTCTGGTTGTCTGCAACGTTTAATGCATACGGTTTTTCCCAAGTCAGGTAGATGTTGTCAATAATCTGTTTGTTTGTAATAGTTTTGCCATCTTCTGCGTAGGTAATAACAAACAGTGCAATCTGTTTTGTTGCTTCGGTAGTAAGCGAAACACGGTCAGAATATACACTTTTGTGCACCTGAACCCCTGTATCTGCGTTTTTGTTAATCAGGTACAGGTTCGCACCCAGATAGTCCCAGGAGGTGTTACCGCTGTCTGAGAATTTATAAGGATGATGCAACAACGTATCGTTTACGGTAATGACGCCTTCTTCTCTTGAAGGCGCAATGGTTACTTCGTTCCGTTCATTTTCAGCAATGTAGAAGTAAGGCTGACCTTCGCTGTTGTTTGTGCCTCTGTACATAACCTTTGCATCGAAATAGATTTTGGAATCTGTATAGAAAGCGCTTGCAGAATCGGGTGCAATCGTGCCCCAACGCGGTTCACTGTAACGGGGACGGAGATAACCGCTGAGGCTGCAGCCTGTAAAATCAGCCGCATTGTTCCCCTCTTCATCTGCTGTATAACCAATCTTATAAGCAGGTTCTAAGCGCAGACCGAACTGCAGCTTATTCTGTGTTATATCAGCAATACCGAAGTAGCTTGCAAGTCCTGATGCATTGTCGCCGGGCAATGCCATAGCTGCAGGTTTGAAGTTCCCGGGATTATTTGCAACGGTATTGATTACATCCCCTGCCTTGATTTCAGTCATTGCAGGATATAGGCATGCTTTGCCGTTTACTTCAATTGCATAGCCTGCCGGGCAGGAATTTGCGGACATACCGTCAGCAACCGGATCATAAGGTACATAGCCGTTTTCATTGCCTTCTTCGGGGCTTGTTGCGGTTACCAATGCATCAAATACCGTCGGGTAGGTGATGATGTCGCCTTTACGGTCGGTCTTTTTACCCCATGCCAGTGTACCTTCTTCTGCATCATAGCCTGTCTTTCTTGCCGCAAGAGCAGGAACAACCGTTTCCACGCCGTTTACCGTTACGGTTACCGAACCGCTAACATCTTCCTTTGCAACAGTCAGCTTTTCCCAGATATTCCATTCTTCGTCGTCTGCAGGAAGATTGGTGTAGGTCCAGGTGGCGTCCTCTACAGAGAGCATGGGATTGTTTCCGTCTTTATCTGCCGGTACCAAAGCAATACCTGCCAGTCTGTCATAGTTGCCGCCCTTGTTTCTTCTGAGCAAGAACGGCTCGCCTTTCTTTAATGCAACCGTTCCCACATCCCCTGCAGGTGCACACCAGAAAAAGCTGTGTCCGGTAGCAGAGGTTGCACCAACACTGCCTGAGAAAACAAAGTTTGTGGACACATCTGTCGGTACATTGTTTACAATACCCGAGGTAGAAATGGTGATTTTAGAGGTTCTGTCGCCGTCACCCGAGCTGTGGTGATGTCTTAATGCATATACATAATAATCACCGCTCACCTGCGGAATGAAAATGCCAAAATCGCCTCCTGCGTTTCTTCTTGCGGTGATATCATTGTACCCTTCATCTACTGTTGCGGTATCTAAAGCTGTTTTTTCCAGATTAAAGGCATTGATGAAAATGGTATTTGCCGGGAACACGCCGGTGTCATAGGTCTTAACATCTGTCCATGTACCGCGGTCAACTCTGAAAGCAGTCATATGGCAGTATACAGCATCATACCAGAAGCTTGTGGAGCTGTTCTGATAGTTTGCCTTTGTAAGTGTGCCGTCATAAGGTACGCTGGTTTCTGTGGTTGCATCCCAAACGGTTACATTGGTAACATAGCTTCTGTTTAAAAGATTATTTTTGTCAATACCAAAGGACAAGCCGTTATTGTTTCTGTAAGACACACGCTTAACGGGAACATTGGTAAAGGTAAAGCCGGTTACCGCAGGGGTCCCTGCAGCCGTTGCTTCTTTCATGGAATCGGTTACCTTGCTGTCCGGAACTGCAACGGTACCCGAAAGCACCAAGCCTTCATATACCGAGCCTTCGGCATTAAAAAGACTTTCTTTTGTGTAAGAATGGGTAATACCCAGTGCTTTTACACTGTCCGCACTGAGAACAAACTTTAAATTACTGCCATCTGTCCCTGCTGCTGTACAAGCAATTTCCAAGCCTTCCTCCGGTACATAAAATTCGGTAACCGTTGCCTGAAGCTGTGCACCGAACACAGGTACTGTCGAAAGAAGCATACAGCAAACAAGCATAAAGGCTATCAAGCTTTTGCTAAATTTCATAATATTTTACTCTCCTTTTAAAGTTTTGGAATTCTGATACCGGGTGGTGAAGCCGTTATCTGCCTAAAGCATTCGCTTTCCGCTGGTCAGGCGCAAAGCAGTCCATTTTAAACCGGGCAGGCTAACCTTTTTATAAAATGGTGAACCCTTTAAACAAGTCATTCCGCTTTTCGGGCAGCATGGATTCTGCCCAACTCTTTAAAATACATAGCATTTTATTATACTCCAACACAAACAACTTTGTCAATAGATTTTGCAAAAAAAGACACTTTTTGATAAGAATGTCACTTTTTGCCTACCCCAAAATAAAAAAAGACAATCCCTCTGCATGAGGAATTGTCCTTTTGTTTTTCTCATTATACCGGATTGCCTTCTGTGTCAAAAAGCGGAAGCGGTGCAAGATAGGTTATGTCCTCTCTGCCAATCGCATCGCCTTCTGCCAGAACTGCCATTTTGGCAACGACATTGCCGCCTGCTTCGGAAATCAGCTTTTCCAGAGCAGCCAGAGATTCACCCGTGCTGATTACATCGTCAACCACCAGAACGCGCTTTCCTTTCATCGCCTCAACGTCTTTAGAATCTAAGTACAGCGTCTGTCTGTGGCTGGTGGTAATGGAATCCACCTCTACGCTGATGACGTCCTTCATATAAAGCTTGGGCGACTTTCTTGCAACAATATAATGGTTTCTGCCTGCCTGACGCGCCATTTCATATAAAAGCGGAATACCTTTGGATTCAGCAGTAATCATCACATCATATTCGGGCGCAAGCTTTAACAGCTCTTCTGCGGATTTTTTGGTCAGTTCCACATCCCCGAACATAATAAATGCACCGATGTATAAGCTTTCGTTCAGCTTACAAAGGGTTAAATCCCGTTTCAAGCCTGCAATGTCTATTGTGTAAAACTCTTTCATTTTGTGCTCCTTTTAAGTTATGCGAGTCCTAAAACCTTCAGTACAATATATACCACAAACAGTGCAACCGAAATCCACATAACACCGCTGATGTCCTTAACCTTACCGCAGAGGATTTTCAAGATAACCCATGCCAAAATACCAAACATAATACCGTTTGCGATGGAGTATGTAAGAGGCATCATAACGATTGCCAGGAACGCACCGATAACGTCTGCCGCATCGCCGTCAAAATCAACTTTTTTAACGGACGAAAGCATCAGAAGTGCCACATACAGCATAGCAGGTGTTGTTGCAAAGCTCGGAATTGCCAGGAAAACCGGCGCAAAGATGATTGCAATGATAAACATAATCGCAGTCACTACCGAAGCAAGACCGGTTCTGCCGCCTGCTGCAACGCCTGCGCTGGATTCAACATAGCTTGTAACGGTGGAGGTACCGAGGCACGCACCCACAACTGTGCCGACAGCATCTGCCATCAATGCACCGGATGCCTTAGGAAGCTCACCCTTTTCATTCAGAAGATCGCCTTTCTGTGCAACACCGATTAATGTGCCGACTGTATCAAAAATATCAGTGTAAAGGAATGTAAAGGTTACAATCACAAAGCCTGCAAAGTTTTTCACGATAAATGCGAAATCAAACTTGAACAATGCAGGTGCGGCAAAGTTTGCTTTGATTGCATCCCAGGAAAGATTCGGAATTACAGAGTAAACGCCGTTTGCCGGATCGGGCACATACCAACCCACAAGCTCTGCAACAATACCCAGCACCCAGGTCACGATAATACCAAGCAAAATCGCACCCGGCACTTTAAAGTGATCAAACACACCAATCAGCAGCAGACCAACCAAGGCTAAAACCACGCCCGGTGCGGAAATATCGCCAAGTGCTACAGTTGTAGCCGGATCAGCCACAACAATCTTTGCATTCAAAAGTGCGATGATTGCGATAAACAGACCGATACCTGCGGTAATACCGTATTTTAAGTTGTTCGGAATCTTGTTTACCAATGCTTCACGGAACTTAAAGAGCGAAAGAATCATAAAGATGATACCTTCTACCAGAATGGAAGTCAAAGCGACTTCGTACGAGTATCCCATAGCACCGCAAACGGTGAATGCAAAAAACGCGTTCAGACCCATGCCTGATGCCAACGCAACAGGATAGTTTGCAAAAAACGCCATGCACAAGGTTGCGATTGCCGCTGAAATAGCGGTTGCCATGAAGATACCGGCAGGTGTTGCACCCGGAATACTCCCCAGATAACCCGGATTTACCGCAAGAATGTACGACATTGCTAAAAATGTTGTAATACCTGCAATAATTTCGGTACGAACACTACTGCCCCTTTCTTTGATTTTGAAAAACTTTTCCAGTTTTCCCATTTTTCCCATCTCCTTTTTTATAATATTTTTTATGGAAAATCAATGGATCAGGACACATAAAGCAACCATTTGCCTGCGGTGTCCGTTTTTTGGTCTCACAAAAAAACTCTGACCAAATTTATTTTACCATGACTTGACAAAAATTACAATAGATTTTTATGAAGAATTTAAAAATCACGCTCTGTGCTTTACAAATCCGAGGGCACCGCAAAGGGTACGTCCGAGGGTGCAAGCTCGCCGATATGTACAAAGCCCGTTTCATCAAAGTAAACCCTCTGACAATGGCATCTGCGTTTTCTCGGCTCGTTAGACGGGTTTGTCCCCTCCAGACAATGATGACAAATCCAAAGCTCACTTTTATCGGGCGAATAGAAAAAGGTGGCATGTCCCGGTCCGAAGTTGCCGTTCCCTTTTTTCAGTATCGGCTCCGGATATTTCTCCCAGGCATCGGCATCTGTCATTTTTCCGCCCTTAAACTCTAACAATCCAACCGCGTAATCATCGCTCCAGCAACCG
Coding sequences:
- a CDS encoding LTA synthase family protein, with translation MKKNKKFLVLYILTAILFCVGTVISVAATWIASNFTVGIQEILFTLNNPMNGANTDVVSIGLKACLPLVAVCVAGIILILCVDYKTRIQILLSGKIIGIPCKIRLSKWMRIGALLLGVVLVIGSVWKLDTALGISDYLQLKLQRTTIYEEYYVDPAEVTISAEKPKNLIYIYMESMETNFQSKQEGGVCKENLIPHLTQMAKENISFSHNEQVGGFRSLGGTYWTTGALLGSGSGVPFSFPVEGSSMNNYTYFAPGLTTMGDILEEKGYNQVFLCGSDSDFGGRKSLYTQHGNFEIFDLFTAREKGYIPKDYFKWWGFEDEILYKIAKDELNRLSKAGQPFNLTMLTVDTHMVGGYVCDLCGDTYPNPSENVFACADKQVYEFVKWCRQQPFFEDTVIVISGDHMCRDTTVIGSMHDFDHTVYNCFINADAPEKLHTKNRDFCSLDMFPTVLSAMGFTFEGDRLGLGTNLFSDAQTLAEEMGIDVFTQELYKYSEFYMDEFAQ
- a CDS encoding sodium-dependent transporter, translating into MNKQTERESFRSRWGFILACIGSAVGMGNIWMFPARVSKYGGGSFILPYLLFVVLLASSGMIGEMTFGRATRSGPVGAFGKAGETKKCRRLGEAIGLIPVLGSLAMAIGYSVVMGWILKYACESLVGATLSPDGGDFGAAFGGMASAFGNNIWQSAAVIGTFLILFFGISRGIENANKFMMPLFYVLFIGLGIYIAFQPGSAEGYKYLFRIEPEALLDYKTWLYALGQAFFSLSIAGNGTVIYGSYLSDKEDIPAAARRVALFDTLAALLAALVIIPAMALTASHGGDALKQGGPGLMFIHLPQLFGSIPLGALICAVFFVAVLFAGLTSLINLYEAPIATLQEKFNLSRRNACLIVGVIGLGASLLIQGIVSDWMDFLSIYICPLGALLAAIMLFWVFGKKFVREEVEKGAKKPIGKWFYPLSKYVFCLICILVLVAGILLGGIG
- a CDS encoding peptidylprolyl isomerase, which codes for MFSLKRTRIFSCICLLLAVVMIFAGCSKAKDNAETTAQPAEGKVVVTVGDTPIYDYELKFYCMNYGMTADEMLNMLAENNRVVNYATENGYAVPEEKIAEAEAMLDSEKEQYKTEYDAFLERVGITEEQYRSVVLKSLSYENAYNSLIDMNVLEGFGIEELKAYYDDNFLRAKHVLIAFTDSEGNAVEEADALKEAQDVKKRLDDGESIDDLMSLSDDPGSATSPDGYVFINTDGMDDMVKQSLSGSGLVMVDEFTKGTVDLEIGAVSEPIKTNYGYHVIQRLDINETEKFFEDNKSKVMSAMTMEQQEAYTAANDAFMKTLEGKYTLETKEDALSVVRTEVDAKLAEMMAAQSDVPTEPVVEPDAEAEAEAE
- a CDS encoding adenine phosphoribosyltransferase (Catalyzes a salvage reaction resulting in the formation of AMP, that is energically less costly than de novo synthesis); the protein is MKEFYTIDIAGLKRDLTLCKLNESLYIGAFIMFGDVELTKKSAEELLKLAPEYDVMITAESKGIPLLYEMARQAGRNHYIVARKSPKLYMKDVISVEVDSITTSHRQTLYLDSKDVEAMKGKRVLVVDDVISTGESLAALEKLISEAGGNVVAKMAVLAEGDAIGREDITYLAPLPLFDTEGNPV
- a CDS encoding NCS2 family permease; protein product: MEKFFKIKERGSSVRTEIIAGITTFLAMSYILAVNPGYLGSIPGATPAGIFMATAISAAIATLCMAFFANYPVALASGMGLNAFFAFTVCGAMGYSYEVALTSILVEGIIFMILSLFKFREALVNKIPNNLKYGITAGIGLFIAIIALLNAKIVVADPATTVALGDISAPGVVLALVGLLLIGVFDHFKVPGAILLGIIVTWVLGIVAELVGWYVPDPANGVYSVIPNLSWDAIKANFAAPALFKFDFAFIVKNFAGFVIVTFTFLYTDIFDTVGTLIGVAQKGDLLNEKGELPKASGALMADAVGTVVGACLGTSTVTSYVESSAGVAAGGRTGLASVVTAIMFIIAIIFAPVFLAIPSFATTPAMLYVALLMLSSVKKVDFDGDAADVIGAFLAIVMMPLTYSIANGIMFGILAWVILKILCGKVKDISGVMWISVALFVVYIVLKVLGLA